The following is a genomic window from Hymenobacter sp. APR13.
GGTCTGGGCCGGTTGCTGGTCAGTGAGTTTGGGGGCGAGGTGCCCAGCACCATTGAGGAGTTGCAGCGGCTGCCAGGCGTAGGCCGCAAAACGGCCAATGTAGTGGTGTCGGTGATATACAACCAGCCGGCTATGGCCGTGGACACGCACGTGTTCCGGGTTTCGCACAGGTTGGGGCTGGTACCGCGCACGGCCACCACGCCGCTGGCCGTGGAGAAGGAATTAGTGCGCCACATTCCGGAGGAGCTCATACCCAAGGCACACCACTGGCTGATTCTGCACGGCCGGTACATCTGCGTGGCCCGGCAGCCCAAATGCGCCATCTGCCCGCTCCAAAGCTGGTGCAAGTACTACGCCGACACCACCGCTAAATCCCTGCAGGCAAGCCAGAAAACCTCTGCCAAGGCTCCTAAAGGCGCCAAATAACAGCCATCTAGCACAACTTAGTATAAAAGTGGCTCACTGCAGCACAAAGCAATGCATGCTACTGTGCTGCCTGCTCCAGAATCTGCTGCACGGTGGCTGCCAGCTGCTGGCGGTCAAAGGCGGTGGCGGCTACCTGGCGGCCAGCGGCGCCGGCAGCGCGTAGCTGCTCGGGCTGCTCCAGCAGCGTGTGTAGCAACTGCGCCAGGGCCGGCGCATCGCTCGGCGGCGAAAACCAGCCGCAGCCGTGCGTTTCCACCAGCTCGCGGGTCCAGCCATTGTTGGTGACGATTACCGGCGTGCCCACGGCCAAACTGTCGTAGAACTTGGCCGGTGAGTTGGCATCGAGCACCGGCAGCCCCAGAAACGACACAACGGAAACCTCTGCCAGCCGGAACCAGCTGAATACAGCGTGCCGGGGCTGCGGCAGCACCAACCGGATGGCCGGGCAGCGGGCGGCAGCCTCCCGCACCCGCGGCTCGTCAAACCCCAGGCCCATAAACAACCACACCATATCCGGCAGCTGAGCCGCCAGCAGCTCCGCCGCGGCCAGCAGGGTCGGGATGTCGTTGGCGCGGCCCAGCGTGCCGGCATACAGCACCACGCGGCGGCCTTCCAGATTTTGCTCGCGGCGCAGCGTGG
Proteins encoded in this region:
- the nth gene encoding endonuclease III; the encoded protein is MRKAERFRHFLDYFTTNFPAPETELHYSSPYELIVAVVLSAQCTDKRVNLVMPALMEQFPTPEQLAAASAEDIFPFIRSVSYPNNKAKHLAGLGRLLVSEFGGEVPSTIEELQRLPGVGRKTANVVVSVIYNQPAMAVDTHVFRVSHRLGLVPRTATTPLAVEKELVRHIPEELIPKAHHWLILHGRYICVARQPKCAICPLQSWCKYYADTTAKSLQASQKTSAKAPKGAK